A window from Citrus sinensis cultivar Valencia sweet orange chromosome 5, DVS_A1.0, whole genome shotgun sequence encodes these proteins:
- the LOC102618316 gene encoding transcription repressor MYB6-like, which translates to MGRSPCCEKAHTNKGAWTKEEDQRLIDYIRAHGEGCWRSLPKAAGLLRCGKSCRLRWINYLRPDLKRGNFTDEEDELIIKLHSLLGNKWSLIAGRLPGRTDNEIKNYWNTHIKRKLLNRGLDPQTHRPLNQIHNHNNFNKYTINNNEGIIQPKNLIKPKSESSFDDDNNTSTTNNNNCSTSGMTADEEPPQNVQLHQQEQKQVHSSTHYQENLNLELSIGLAPSNSAHSRPLQQRKQPQQQKQVVDYDKSFEVKQAVCLCWQLGFGRSELCKNCTQNSNGFRRYITGL; encoded by the exons ATGGGACGTTCGCCTTGCTGTGAAAAGGCTCATACAAACAAAGGAGCTTGGACCAAAGAGGAAGACCAAAGGCTTATCGATTACATTCGTGCTCATGGCGAAGGCTGCTGGCGCTCTCTCCCCAAAGCTGCcg GATTGCTAAGATGCGGGAAGAGCTGTAGATTGAGATGGATAAATTATCTACGCCCTGATCTTAAGCGTGGGAATTTTAccgatgaagaagatgaacttATTATCAAACTACATAGTTTGCTTGGaaacaa GTGGTCGTTGATAGCTGGAAGGTTACCGGGCAGAACAGATaatgaaataaagaattattgGAATACACACATCAAGCGGAAGCTACTTAACCGGGGCCTTGACCCTCAAACTCACCGCCCCCTCAACCAAATTCATAACcataataatttcaacaaatacactattaataataatgaaggAATAATTCAACCCAAGAATTTGATCAAGCCCAAGTCAGAATCATCTTTCGACGATGATAACAACACCTCCAccaccaacaacaacaactgCAGCACCAGTGGCATGACCGCTGATGAAGAGCCGCCACAAAATGTACAGCTACATCAACAAGAGCAAAAGCAAGTGCATAGCAGCACCCATTATCAAGAAAATCTCAACTTGGAGCTATCCATTGGACTTGCGCCTTCTAATTCTGCCCACTCAAGACCACTGCAGCAACGAAAACAGCCGCAGCAGCAGAAGCAGGTTGTTGACTACGACAAGTCTTTTGAAGTGAAGCAAGCGGTTTGTTTGTGTTGGCAGCTGGGGTTTGGGAGAAGTGAACTGTGTAAGAATTGTACTCAAAATTCTAATGGGTTTCGCAGATATATTACAGGCCTTTAG
- the LOC102618603 gene encoding O-fucosyltransferase 9 isoform X2, with translation MQLMTAWNSKVHQPWKPCADRSNSNAELPKSNGFLIIEANGGLNQQRLSICDAVAVAGLLNATLVIPIFHLNSVWRDSSNFGDIFDEDFFMHALRSNVNVVKELPEDILQQFDHNISSIVNLRVKGWSSPTHYLQKVLPKLQQLGAVRIAPFSNRLAQGVPSNIQGLRCLANFEALRFSEPIRMLAEKMVDRMVKNSSQSGGKYVSVHLRFETDMVAFSCCEYDGGEEEKHEMDIARERSWRGKFRKRGRVIRPGANRVDGKCPLTPLEVGMMLRGMGFDNTTSVYVAAGKIYKAEKYVAPLRQMFPRLETKDTLATPEELAAFKGHSSRLAALDYTVCLHSEVFVTTQGGNFPHFLMGHRRYLYGGHAKTIKPDKRKLALLFDRPNIRWDDFKRQMKDMLSHSDVKGSELRKPSASLYTFPMPDCMCKQPEASNEHGNTKKLTS, from the exons atgcAGTTGATGACAGCGTGGAATTCGAAAGTGCACCAACCCTGGAAGCCTTGCGCCGACAGGAGTAATTCGAATGCag AATTGCCAAAATCAAATGGTTTCCTTATAATTGAAGCTAATGGTGGGTTGAACCAGCAACGCTTGTCG ATATGTGATGCGGTAGCAGTGGCAGGACTGCTGAATGCAACTCTTGTCAttccaatttttcatttaaatagtGTATGGCGAGATTCCAG CAATTTTGGGGATATATTTGATGAAGATTTTTTCATGCATGCACTTAGAAGTAATGTGAATGTTGTCAAGGAACTCCCAGAGGATATACTTCAACAGTTTGACCACAATATAAGCAGCATCGTGAATTTGAGAGTAAAAGGATGGTCCAGCCCAACCCATTATCTGCAAAAGGTACTGCCAAAGCTGCAGCAGCTGGG GGCTGTGCGAATTGCACCTTTCTCCAACAGACTGGCTCAGGGTGTTCCTTCAAATATTCAGGGACTTAGATGCTTAGCCAATTTTGAAGCACTTAGGTTTTCTGAACCTATAAGAATGCTTGCTGAGAAAATGGTTGATCGAATGGTTAAGAATAGCTCTCAGAGTGGTGGAAAATATGTTTCAGTTCATCTTCGATTTGAAACG GATATGGTTGCATTTTCTTGCTGTGAATATGATGGTGGGGAGGAAGAGAAACATGAAATGGATATTGCTCGAGAAAGAAGTTGGAGGGGGAAATTCAGGAAAAGAGGACGAGTAATAAGACCGGGTGCAAATCGTGTGGATGGAAAATGTCCTTTAACGCCATTGGAG GTAGGAATGATGCTTAGGGGCATGGGTTTTGATAACACCACCTCAGTATATGTTGCAGCAGGTAAGATTTATAAAGCTGAAAAGTACGTGGCACCACTTAGGCAGATGTTTCCACGCTTAGAAACAAAGGACACTCTAGCTACTCCAGAAGAACTTGCTGCATTTAAG GGCCACTCGTCTAGATTGGCTGCTCTTGACTATACAGTTTGCCTTCACAGTGAAGTATTTGTCACAACACAAGGTGGAAATTTTCCCCACTTCTTAATGGGTCATAGGCGCTACTTATATGGAGGACATGCGAAGACAATTAAGCCtgataagagaaaattagCTCTGTTATTTGATAGGCCAAATATCAG ATGGGATGATTTCAAGCGACAAATGAAAGATATGCTTTCTCACAGTGATGTGAAGGGAAGTGAGTTAAGGAAACCGAGTGCATCGCTTTACACATTTCCCATGCCAGATTGCATGTGTAAACAACCAGAAGCTTCAAATGAACACGGTAACACTAAGAAACTAACTTCATAA
- the LOC102618603 gene encoding O-fucosyltransferase 9 isoform X1: MHGLSRLGSARSTTSSPPSSPRFRHGRNKNIAGSRVGSGGGKQNLVEKLVVVLISAVFKRKGVLLVAPLLYISVMLLYMSSFGFDVVDLKSVVVVRKRAPPGSVYRSPQVFQKLWPFMQAEAITNNTLMTAWNSKVHQPWKPCADRSNSNAELPKSNGFLIIEANGGLNQQRLSICDAVAVAGLLNATLVIPIFHLNSVWRDSSNFGDIFDEDFFMHALRSNVNVVKELPEDILQQFDHNISSIVNLRVKGWSSPTHYLQKVLPKLQQLGAVRIAPFSNRLAQGVPSNIQGLRCLANFEALRFSEPIRMLAEKMVDRMVKNSSQSGGKYVSVHLRFETDMVAFSCCEYDGGEEEKHEMDIARERSWRGKFRKRGRVIRPGANRVDGKCPLTPLEVGMMLRGMGFDNTTSVYVAAGKIYKAEKYVAPLRQMFPRLETKDTLATPEELAAFKGHSSRLAALDYTVCLHSEVFVTTQGGNFPHFLMGHRRYLYGGHAKTIKPDKRKLALLFDRPNIRWDDFKRQMKDMLSHSDVKGSELRKPSASLYTFPMPDCMCKQPEASNEHGNTKKLTS; encoded by the exons ATGCACGGACTAAGCCGCCTCGGCTCCGCCCGCTCCACCACGTCATCTCCGCCGTCCTCCCCCCGCTTCCGCCACGGCCGTAACAAGAACATAGCCGGAAGTCGTGTCGGCAGCGGAGGAGGAAAGCAGAATTTAGTTGAGAAACTGGTAGTCGTTTTGATATCGGCCGTGTTTAAACGCAAGGGCGTGCTGTTAGTGGCGCCGTTGTTGTACATATCAGTAATGTTACTGTACATGAGCTCGTTCGGCTTCGATGTTGTGGATTTGAAGAGTGTTGTTGTTGTGCGTAAGCGTGCGCCGCCTGGCTCCGTGTACAGAAGTCCTCAGGTTTTTCAAAAGCTTTGGCCGTTTATGCAAGCGGAAGCTATTACTAACAATACG TTGATGACAGCGTGGAATTCGAAAGTGCACCAACCCTGGAAGCCTTGCGCCGACAGGAGTAATTCGAATGCag AATTGCCAAAATCAAATGGTTTCCTTATAATTGAAGCTAATGGTGGGTTGAACCAGCAACGCTTGTCG ATATGTGATGCGGTAGCAGTGGCAGGACTGCTGAATGCAACTCTTGTCAttccaatttttcatttaaatagtGTATGGCGAGATTCCAG CAATTTTGGGGATATATTTGATGAAGATTTTTTCATGCATGCACTTAGAAGTAATGTGAATGTTGTCAAGGAACTCCCAGAGGATATACTTCAACAGTTTGACCACAATATAAGCAGCATCGTGAATTTGAGAGTAAAAGGATGGTCCAGCCCAACCCATTATCTGCAAAAGGTACTGCCAAAGCTGCAGCAGCTGGG GGCTGTGCGAATTGCACCTTTCTCCAACAGACTGGCTCAGGGTGTTCCTTCAAATATTCAGGGACTTAGATGCTTAGCCAATTTTGAAGCACTTAGGTTTTCTGAACCTATAAGAATGCTTGCTGAGAAAATGGTTGATCGAATGGTTAAGAATAGCTCTCAGAGTGGTGGAAAATATGTTTCAGTTCATCTTCGATTTGAAACG GATATGGTTGCATTTTCTTGCTGTGAATATGATGGTGGGGAGGAAGAGAAACATGAAATGGATATTGCTCGAGAAAGAAGTTGGAGGGGGAAATTCAGGAAAAGAGGACGAGTAATAAGACCGGGTGCAAATCGTGTGGATGGAAAATGTCCTTTAACGCCATTGGAG GTAGGAATGATGCTTAGGGGCATGGGTTTTGATAACACCACCTCAGTATATGTTGCAGCAGGTAAGATTTATAAAGCTGAAAAGTACGTGGCACCACTTAGGCAGATGTTTCCACGCTTAGAAACAAAGGACACTCTAGCTACTCCAGAAGAACTTGCTGCATTTAAG GGCCACTCGTCTAGATTGGCTGCTCTTGACTATACAGTTTGCCTTCACAGTGAAGTATTTGTCACAACACAAGGTGGAAATTTTCCCCACTTCTTAATGGGTCATAGGCGCTACTTATATGGAGGACATGCGAAGACAATTAAGCCtgataagagaaaattagCTCTGTTATTTGATAGGCCAAATATCAG ATGGGATGATTTCAAGCGACAAATGAAAGATATGCTTTCTCACAGTGATGTGAAGGGAAGTGAGTTAAGGAAACCGAGTGCATCGCTTTACACATTTCCCATGCCAGATTGCATGTGTAAACAACCAGAAGCTTCAAATGAACACGGTAACACTAAGAAACTAACTTCATAA